The Rhizoctonia solani chromosome 1, complete sequence sequence AGAAATGTACAAAGTCGGGGGGTTGTCAGACCCAATCTCAAGGCAAGATCGTCCTCGACGCCAACTGGCGCTGGGTCCACAACACTGGCGGCTACACCAACTGCTATACCGGTCAAGCTTGGGACTCGACGCTTTGCTCCGACCCTGTCAAGTGTGCTCAAGGCTGTGCGGTAGATGGTGCTGACTATAGCGGAACCTATGGTATCAGTGCCAGTGGTAACTCGTTGACCCTCAAGTTCGTCACCAAGACCGATAACACCAACATTGGCTCCCGCGTCTACCTGTTGGCCGACGACACCAAGTACCAGATGTTCAAACTCAAGAATCAAGAATTCACCTTTGATGTCGACGTTTCCAACCTCCCGTGTGGCCTCAACGGCGCACTCTACTTTTCTCAGATGGACGCCGACGGTGGTATGGCCAAGTACTCCAACAACAAGGCCGGCGCCAAATACGGGACCGGGTACTGCGACGCTCAATGCCCCAAGGATATCAAGTTCATCAACGGCGAGGTTAGTCGCCAAGGCGTCGCCAAGATGACACACAGAGCTAACGTTTTTATAGGCTAATGTTCTCGACTGGAAAGGTTCTAGCAATGACGCGAACTCTGGTACTGGTCGCTATGGTACCTGCTGCAATGAGATGGACGTCTGGGAGGCCAACTCCGTTTCTACCGCATACACCCCGCACCCTTGCAATGTCCAAGGACAGACTCGCTGCTCCGGTTCCCAGTGTACAAGCACCTGCGATCAAGCCGGTTGCGACTTCAATTCTTACCGCATGGGGGTCAAGAACTTTTATGGAAAGGGCCTCACTGTCGATACCAGCAAGAAGATGACTGTCGTCACCCAGTTCATTACCGCGGACGGAACTGCCTCCGGCGCTCTCAAGGAGATTCGCCGCATCTATGTCCA is a genomic window containing:
- a CDS encoding beta-1,4-D-glucan cellobiohydrolase produces the protein MHELSECTGYQPIQAVYNETLGPENDIVSALGTIANMNTALFILAFAPLCNPNVQSRGVVRPNLKARSSSTPTGAGSTTLAATPTAIPVKLGTRRFAPTLSSVLKAVRASGNSLTLKFVTKTDNTNIGSRVYLLADDTKYQMFKLKNQEFTFDVDVSNLPCGLNGALYFSQMDADGGMAKYSNNKAGAKYGTGYCDAQCPKDIKFINGEANVLDWKGSSNDANSGTGRYGTCCNEMDVWEANSVSTAYTPHPCNVQGQTRCSGSQCTSTCDQAGCDFNSYRMGVKNFYGKGLTVDTSKKMTVVTQFITADGTASGALKEIRRIYVQNGKVIQNSKTNISGMSAYDSITEPFCSAQKTAFSDTNTFSQMGGYTNMGKAFDAGMVLVLSIWDDHAANMLWLDSNYPTDRPASQPGVARGSCATTSGVPKDVETNSPNASVTFSNIKFGDLGSTYSA